ACTGCTAATACATCAAAAATTTTAACTTGGACTTCTCTGAGATATTGTGCTTTTAACTGTCATTGTTGGAATGTGCTGCTTTGCTACAGTTCTGGTTCTCTGGAAATAACACACAAATTTATGAATTTTAGGTTACTGTTCCAAAAATCAAACGAAAGCCATCTGGTCTGAAGAAAGGAGAGTGTGGTTTTTCATCCCCAGAGCCTGATAACCAGGATTCCTCTGGGAGTGAAGGTACAAAAAGATACATTTACTTACAcaaataataaatttatttgACAGCTGAAGAGTTCAGTGTCATAAGTACTCTTCTTATCACAAtgtttttacaatattttagtTTTATCCAATGTGAAGCATGTTctggaaaacaaagcagaatgGCTCATGGTTTTGATTGCaaattttcctgtctttttaaATGCAGTGTAGGTAGGCTTAAGTGCTGTACATATTTAATATCTAGGGGAAAAGAATGATGTTCATaaactgttttctttcttaaaaatttACTTTAATTTGTAGATTAGTATGTGGCTAGAGGGTAAATTTTTCTTGTTGATAATGTTTGCAGAAGCTAAACAATATGATGAGTGTTTAAAAGATATTTCAAGCACTAAAGTTGCTGTTCTGTTGTATAGGTGACTGAAATAAAGTTTTCAATAGAAGCTAGACAGAaaattttctcctcatttttgCTACAGGTTTAGTTTGTCTTTTGCACTTTGTTCCTTTTATGGCAGCAGTCACTTCAGTCAATTACATCTGGCTTTTGTATCCTTCTAGCACAACTTATGAAGCATAATAcaagaataaggaaaaaagggaCAGACCTTGGTGAACTACATAGTGCCATTGAGTCTATAAAGAAAACACAGGAAGACATTAAGAGGTAGTACtaattaaaatgctttaaaatggTTTAGAGAATAGTCATcttgtaggattttttttctcttagagGCTGGTATGCATCTTTTCTCAAATATTGATTGCTCGTTGATGTTTCAGTGTTTTCCTCTAAAGCTGCCTTCTGTAGGGAATCCTCACATAGTAGAAAGTGTCAAATTGTCTAGTCTGTAATTTACAGGATATTGTTTTCTATCTTACAGGGAGATCATGGCGCTACGAAATAGAGTCACTTCTAATTCATCACCCTGGGACTACCATTCCTTGCAGTTTAAGCACTATGTCTTCATTGCACTTATGGTTCTGCTACAGCTTATCATTAATATCTTGTTCAAATAAGAAGTGTGAACAAGGGCCTTCTTGAACTGGAATGATCAAACTGTTACTGGGGACCATATTTTAAGCTGGACTTTAAATGATGCAATATTATGTAAAAGAACTGTGTAGCAACAACTTACAGAACTTTGCCTCAGCATTCATGGTTCAGAATCATACTTGTGTCTACCCAGTTGCAGTAAGAACTGTGTAAGTGCCAGTACACTCTTGCTCCTGGTGTGTGCCTCTGTCTCGCAGTCATATGACATCAGCCTTGTGTTTATATTGCGTCACACTGATGAATCTTCACCACAGAATAGATCAAGTTCAACACTGAGGTCAGACCCCATAGGTTGGATGTGAGTCCTTTATGGTAGAATGATCAACAGGCGTACTTCATTACATATATAAACTTATCATTTTTGTAACAAAAAGTTTTGAAGTAGCCATCAGCTTTTGTAAATGGCATTGGGTGTTTGGAAGCAAACTTTTAAGGTCAAACAAATACATTATTATAGGAAAAATTGTGTGTGTTAGGAAATGGCAAGTAAAAAGTCTTTGGGAAATCTGCAATATAATGTCCTTGATTAGTTTTGGAAGTATGAGGTTTTTATCCTGAATTACTGTAGGCTTGTAAGCCAGCTGTTTTATAGTTTTAAAACTTAAGATTCATCTTAAAAACATTCCCACATCTACTGTACAGAGCACATTTTTTACAGTACAGCAGCCAGGGAGGTACTGTGTTGGTCTACTCTCTCATGAATTGCAAATGTCAAGGATTTATGGTATGTTTGTAAGTCTTGAAAAATCTACAGCTTTGGATTTACATTTGTTTATGGCCATGTCATGGTAAGCAGACAGACTGCTGATGCCAGGACTCATGGgtatttttgaaacaaaatgtCAAGGGGTATGCTTATTCTGTAGCTTGAGCTGAATCTCCAAAAGGCAGTGTAGAATAGGATTCAGGCACTGTCATGAGCAGAGTTGCAAATGAAAATGTGTGTGTTTACACAGGGAAAGCTCAGAAGTTGTGTGATGGCTAACACCACGTATCTCAAAACAAGAGGAGAATCCAAGTGTTTGAAATCCCTCTGTACTGCAAGTATATACTACCTACCAGAATACATGGATGCACCTTCTTAGTATGCTGTAGTCATACACATTCATGCAAAGCTTAAGTTTAAATTCAAAACCAGGGTTTCtaacattttttatttgaagaaaTATATGCATGTATAGAATTTGTAAAATTCCAGCCAAAAATGTAGTGCTGGTATTTATCTGGTGAGTTCCCTGTGCCAGTCAAGCATACCAAGGCAAAAAGGGGCTGCAGAAatgaaaaagtattttcagtACCCTAGGTGAGACAACAGGAGGATGAGTGGCACAGTGTGAAGGACAGCccagtttgttttcagaggaTCCTCTCAGGAATCAAATCCATCCTGGGCAGTGGAATAGTTTGAAAGTCATGTTTGGCTTTTTGCCATGGCCAGGTTATGCCTCTGCCTTGGGCAGCCTGCCTGAGTCTTCAGGTGATCTGCCCTTCTGTTCTGCATCAGTCTCACTAGTATTTAGTAAAAACACTGTTTACTTGTTTATCTGTCCAGCTTATATATTTCTGTGGCTGACACCCATGCACCTCCCCTAATCTTTTACCTTTCCTCTTCTGTGGGCCTCAGCTGTGTGAAAGTCTATTGTGCAAGCAGTGAACTTCAGCATATTTCGTACAGCTTCACATCGGCACGGTTTGGTCTTGAATAATTTTTCTGGAACATGTTATGTTAACCAGATCTTGTAGCCATGGGCAAGACTAAACCTGGTTGGACTTCTATTAAATCTACAGCTGATTTAACAGGGGCAAAATTTGTGAACATAGAAAGTCCTttcataaacaaacaaaataattacaaatgCCTCAGTCTCTAAATGGAAACTGAAGTTACCCATGTATGAAATGGCATTAAGAAAGCAGAGTATTATGGTATTCACTTTAACATTCTTAGCCTGGAATTCGGCTGTTCATTATTGCATTCACATGTCAAAGCTTCACCTGTCTTAAGATCCATTACAAGCCTTTAAACATACTCTGAACATGAGAATAATCCAGTGAGTGAGATTTGGGCAATAACTTCAATCCGCTAAAATAATATTCTGCTAAATTTGTGGTGCTGAAACTCTTGACAGATAGTTTCAAGCTTTTATCTCCTTGTAAATAGAAATGTATTTCTGCCTTTTCATGCTATTTTTTAAATCACTTCTATTCAAGAACAGTGAATAACAGAGTTTGCATGCATTTTTACATGGGCCACATTGTAGTGACTGGATTTGACCCCGCCAGCTGGCTGGCTGGCAGTGTTGGACAATGTCAGACTAAAAAGATAATCCATTGCTGAAGTTCATGCTTAGCTCACGATGAGTGAAAGACTTGAACAGAGCAAAACAAAATCCTTttgcttattttccttttcaactTATTTTTTAGAGTTGAATTCTGTTGAAAAAGTGGTTTTAGTGATGAACTGGAAAGGTAAAGGATATGTGATGAAACTTCTTGAAAAGTAAGATTGCAGACTTCTGCAAGACTTTATGATTAGATAAATTCTGAAAAGTACAGTGAAAATCTAGTAATTTGCTGGATTTTGTATATTTCCTCATTTGAATAGAACAAAGAAACTTCTTCCCTATTTTTTACTGTACAGTTGGTCACAGACATGTATGGATCCTTTTTTTAGTGCGTCACCATTGTCCTCTTTAGCCATGATGTACAGCAGATCTTGACTACTACCTGCTTAAGACTGAGCTCTGCACATATATAAAAATTGATTGTACAGTTTGCAGATGCTTGATGCTTGAGGGCTGTGGCCTTCTAGTTTTTAAAGTTTATAACAGCACTTGTTTTCACATTTGATTTCAAAttcctgttttgtttgggtttttttccttgtacaGGAAATATCTGCAGAATTTGCCATGTGGTTTtgttgggttggtttgtttgtttgttttcagatgCACTCTATGCCTTTAATTTGCCATTTAGGTACAGATTGCCTAACTGGGTACAGATAACCTAAGCTAAGAAAAAGTAAATATGAAATACATGTGAAATACAACAAGTATCATTTTCAGTAGATGATGTTTCTTGGATTTCATGTGTTGATTCCTTTTAAATAGTTGATATCACTTGATGAGGGTGTATAGTCTGGTTTTCGTGTCCTTCCACTTATGAAATCTCACAAATTATTTGCAAGGTTGTCTTGTAAAATGTAATGGTGgtggtttcttcttttttgtttgtttgctgccCTTGTGTGCCtttggcaattttttttccttcctagaTTCATGTTTATGAAACAGACTTTGTATGTCAGTTTCTTAAAGGCTGTTATTTTTAGCTATTACCATTGTTTGTGTAAATAATGTGTAACAAAAATTCTGTACATCTCTacgttttaattatttttatttcaggagTACCCGCAAATCACAGAAAATTTAGCAGATATTCAAGTATTGTAAACAGTGCCTTCTATGCTGTTCGGAGACATGTAAAGATTTGTCAAATTTGTGCCATATATAATACCAGATCTTTTGTGAGGGCTGTTGTGTTTGAGAACTGATGTTCCTGCTTAGTCAttctctgagggggaaaaaaatcagctctTAAAACATTACACTATTTCTTCTTACTGGCTGGTGAGCCGAAAGTAGAGGACTTGGGATGTTTACAGTGAAGCTGCACTACTTTGTGGTAATACAGAAATAGCTCGAACGACGTAACTTCGGGGTGAGATTATTTGGGCTTTTTCTCCTtaactttttctcctttctgcccTACCCCGGCCTTTCGCTCTGCCAAGCGGGAAGATTAGCCCTCAGGACACAGCGCCCGCTTCCCCGTCCCGCGTGTCCCGCCCTGTCCGACACCCGGGATCACGGCTTCGTGTGAGGGCTCTGAGCTGTTACGGCCCGCCTCCAATAAAGATGTGTCGCACCTCCGTGTCTCTGGGCTCTGTGCGCCGCTCCCTCTCCTCCGTCCCTCCCGCTCCCCGCGTCCCCCTGTCCCGCCCTCCGCCGCTGCCCGGGCGCGGCCCTCATGCTCGGCGGGGCgggcggaaggaaggagggagggaaggaaggggtgGCCCGGGCGCGGCGGCGATGGCGGCGGCTGGGCCGGAGCGGCCGCGCTTGTGGCAGGAGGCGGCGGCGCTGGCGGGCGCGGTGCGCGGCGCGCTGGggccgcggggcgggcgggctcTGCTGCTGCGGCCCACAGGCGAGGCGATGCCGACGCGGGACGGGCGGCGGCTGCTGGAGGCGCTGAGCGTGGAGCCGCCCGCGGCCAGGTACCGCGGCGAGGGGGCCGGGCGAGGCCGGCGGGGGCGGCTCCCTAACGCTGGCCGTGTCCCCGCAGGGTGATGGCGGCCCGCGCCTGCAGCCACCGCGCCGCGACGGGGGACGGCGCCAAGAGCTTCGTGGTGCTGCTGGCGGCCGTGCTGGGCGGGCTGCGGGCGGCGGCCGGCGGCGCCGGGCTGCGGCGGGCGCTGCGAGATTTCGAGGCGCAAGTGCTGGAGCGGGCGGCAGCGCGGGGGctgcggcggcatctgcggCCGGCGCCGCCCGGGCCGCTGGAGCCGCTGCTGGAGCCGTACCTGGCCGGCCGGCTGGGCCCCGGCGAGCGGCGGCGCCTGGCGTGGCTCTGCGCCGAGATGTGCCGGCGCTGCGCCCCGGCCGCCGCCACACGGCCGCAGGTGCTGCGGCTCCTGGGCCAGCGGTTCGCGGAGCTGCACGCCGCCGTGCCCGGCCTGCCCCTGGCGAGCTCCAGGGTCCTGCCCGGCATCGTCCTCCGCAGGGACTTCGCTGCCTACTGCCCGACGGACGGGGAGCTGCGGGCCCTGCTCGTCACCGAGCCCTTGCGGCCCGCCCTGACGGCCCCCGGTGTGGAGTTTGTTGTAGATTCCGAAGGTCAGTACCAGGCTTCCCTGCGCTGGATCGCTAAGAGGACAGAAGCCTTAATGAAACATTTGCAGAGTAACAACGTTAAGCTGTTACTGTCCAGTGTGAAGCAAGAAGATGTAGTTATCTACTATGCCAAGTTATGTGGTGTGTCTGTGGTAGAGTGCTTATCCTCGGAAGAAATGGCCCTTATCAGTGAAATCACTGGTGTCTCCCCTTACGTGCCTTTTGGTGATACCATGGACAGAGAGATAACTGAAAGTGCAGTGGTAACCTTTTGCCAGCCCTTGCTGCTCGTGTCCAAGAGATGTGTCCACGTTGGCTTCGCCAGTGTGTGTGCCTTCCAGCCCCACTGCCTGATCCTGTGTGGGCCGGTCGATGGCGTTAATGAGCaacatgctgctgctctgcaagaGGCGTTCACaatgctgcagcagctgttCAAAACAGTTGATCAGAGGGGGGGATGGAAAGCGGAAGGTGAAAGCCAGAGTAAAGCCTCAGATGTTTACACTTGGCATTCTTCAGCGACTCAGAAACAGCTGGTAAGAGAAAATACTTGTAATATTAACGAGGTTTCTGAATGTCAGCTGAAGGCACTTAGTGACAAAACAGAAAGGAAGATTTTTGACCCTGATCTGCTGGTCCACAATCAAAAGAACCACAGCACTCCTGTGTTAGTGGCACATAACACTGGTACAGTCACTGCGCGTGAGTGCCTGGATGTTGGCAAAGGTCTAGAGAAAACTTGTTGCCATATAGTTCCATTTAAACAGGAGGAGAGTTGTGCAGGTGTTGCACAGGATTGCTCCAACTGCCTCATA
This region of Zonotrichia albicollis isolate bZonAlb1 chromosome 4, bZonAlb1.hap1, whole genome shotgun sequence genomic DNA includes:
- the BBS10 gene encoding BBSome complex assembly protein BBS10, which encodes MCRTSVSLGSVRRSLSSVPPAPRVPLSRPPPLPGRGPHARRGGRKEGGREGRGGPGAAAMAAAGPERPRLWQEAAALAGAVRGALGPRGGRALLLRPTGEAMPTRDGRRLLEALSVEPPAARVMAARACSHRAATGDGAKSFVVLLAAVLGGLRAAAGGAGLRRALRDFEAQVLERAAARGLRRHLRPAPPGPLEPLLEPYLAGRLGPGERRRLAWLCAEMCRRCAPAAATRPQVLRLLGQRFAELHAAVPGLPLASSRVLPGIVLRRDFAAYCPTDGELRALLVTEPLRPALTAPGVEFVVDSEGQYQASLRWIAKRTEALMKHLQSNNVKLLLSSVKQEDVVIYYAKLCGVSVVECLSSEEMALISEITGVSPYVPFGDTMDREITESAVVTFCQPLLLVSKRCVHVGFASVCAFQPHCLILCGPVDGVNEQHAAALQEAFTMLQQLFKTVDQRGGWKAEGESQSKASDVYTWHSSATQKQLVRENTCNINEVSECQLKALSDKTERKIFDPDLLVHNQKNHSTPVLVAHNTGTVTARECLDVGKGLEKTCCHIVPFKQEESCAGVAQDCSNCLIEAGSVLPVGGYFEILLHYYIQDYAKQCQQSELTIVSNVVADALLSIPKTLYQTERDGFTKFYLEAINLLKKNQPLPVNNEGLESVYCKYQLVISVLHCVTELLSIDLVIRIRRPLQKIEDRDSEDDT